The Longimicrobiaceae bacterium genome includes a window with the following:
- a CDS encoding PAS domain S-box protein has product PTAIRNIRHLSEREATLAALRESEEKYRALFEQSIDATFVSTPAGELLDVNASFLELFGWDREETRRLNAAVGYADAADRARFRRALEREGSVRDCALRLRRKDGTPLDCVVSATVRRDAEGRPREYHGVIRDVTGQKRVTEALLQSEERHRALFEQVPAGAFFYDLNLRVTAFNERFREMTRLPREQLAGFSVRRIQDPRVLPAFEPVLRGEAASYEGPYLTPTGVEMWIVIRVAPLRDAAGQVVGGVGVVEDHTAHRRAEQERAHLLEREQSARAEAEMAARRARFLAEASELFTASLDPAATLESLSALLVPRLADSCVVYLLDAEGAVQRLAAVHADPERQARIRDRLHRYAPELDCLVPPVAHVLRTGEARFVATAEARRGDENPRCEERRGDLDPAALLVVPLRARGRILGALSLGFESARTPDADDRGLVEEVARRAALAVDNAQLHGEVQKALQTRKRVMQAVSHDLRNPLTSIMLNSTSLLSPRVAAELDPPVLDAIGTISLAAEQMERLIQDLLDVTRLEAGHFALDRTPQDLALLVGSGLAVIEPIAERRSVRLTTRVRGELPILPLDGGRILQVLSNLVENAIKFTPEGGEVCVAVEATAEGARVSVADPGPGIEEEHLAHLFTPFWQGVPSGRRSAGLGLTIARGIVEAHGGRLGVES; this is encoded by the coding sequence GCCCACCGCCATCCGCAACATCCGCCACCTCTCCGAGCGCGAGGCCACGCTGGCCGCGCTCCGCGAGAGCGAGGAGAAGTACCGCGCGCTCTTCGAGCAGTCCATCGACGCCACCTTCGTCAGCACCCCGGCGGGCGAGCTGCTGGACGTAAACGCCTCCTTCCTGGAGCTGTTCGGGTGGGACCGGGAGGAGACCCGCCGGCTGAACGCCGCCGTCGGGTACGCCGACGCCGCCGATCGGGCGCGCTTCCGCCGGGCGCTGGAGCGCGAGGGCTCCGTGCGGGACTGTGCGCTGCGCCTCCGCCGCAAGGACGGGACGCCGCTGGACTGCGTGGTCTCCGCCACCGTGCGCCGCGACGCGGAGGGGCGCCCGCGGGAGTACCACGGGGTCATCCGCGACGTCACCGGGCAGAAGCGGGTCACCGAGGCGCTCCTCCAGTCCGAGGAGCGGCACCGGGCCCTCTTCGAGCAGGTCCCCGCCGGTGCGTTCTTCTACGACCTCAACCTGCGGGTCACGGCGTTCAACGAGCGCTTCCGGGAGATGACCCGGCTCCCGCGGGAGCAGCTCGCGGGATTTTCCGTCCGCCGGATCCAGGACCCGCGGGTGCTCCCCGCCTTCGAGCCTGTGCTCCGGGGGGAGGCCGCCTCGTACGAGGGGCCGTACCTGACCCCCACCGGGGTGGAGATGTGGATCGTCATCCGGGTGGCGCCGCTGCGGGACGCGGCCGGGCAGGTGGTGGGCGGGGTGGGGGTGGTGGAGGACCACACCGCCCACCGGCGGGCGGAGCAGGAGCGGGCGCACCTCCTGGAGAGGGAGCAGAGCGCCCGCGCGGAGGCCGAGATGGCCGCGCGCCGCGCCCGCTTCCTGGCCGAGGCATCCGAGCTGTTCACCGCCTCGCTGGACCCCGCGGCCACCCTGGAGAGCCTTTCCGCCCTGCTGGTCCCCCGGCTGGCGGACTCGTGCGTCGTGTACCTCCTGGACGCCGAGGGGGCGGTGCAGCGCCTGGCCGCCGTGCACGCAGACCCGGAGCGCCAGGCCCGCATCCGCGACCGCCTCCACCGCTACGCGCCGGAGCTGGACTGCCTCGTCCCCCCCGTCGCCCACGTGCTGCGCACGGGCGAGGCGCGCTTCGTCGCCACGGCGGAAGCGCGCCGTGGGGACGAGAACCCGCGCTGCGAGGAGCGGCGCGGCGACCTGGACCCCGCGGCGCTCCTGGTGGTGCCGCTGCGCGCCCGGGGCCGGATCCTGGGTGCGCTGAGCCTGGGCTTCGAGTCCGCGCGCACCCCGGACGCGGACGACCGGGGGCTGGTGGAGGAGGTGGCGCGCCGCGCCGCGCTGGCCGTGGACAACGCCCAGCTCCACGGCGAGGTGCAGAAGGCGCTGCAGACGCGCAAGCGGGTGATGCAGGCCGTGTCGCACGACCTGCGCAACCCGCTCACCAGCATCATGCTCAACTCCACCTCGCTGCTGAGCCCCCGGGTGGCCGCGGAGCTCGACCCCCCCGTGCTGGACGCCATCGGCACCATCTCGCTCGCGGCGGAGCAGATGGAGCGCCTCATCCAGGACCTGCTGGACGTCACCCGGCTGGAGGCCGGGCACTTCGCCCTCGACCGGACCCCGCAGGACCTGGCCCTCCTGGTGGGAAGCGGGCTCGCCGTCATCGAGCCCATCGCGGAGCGCCGCTCCGTGCGCCTTACCACGCGGGTGCGGGGGGAGCTTCCCATCCTCCCCCTGGACGGCGGGCGGATCCTCCAGGTGCTCTCCAACCTGGTGGAGAACGCCATCAAGTTCACCCCGGAGGGGGGCGAGGTGTGCGTGGCGGTGGAGGCCACCGCCGAAGGGGCGCGGGTCTCGGTGGCCGACCCGGGGCCGGGGATCGAGGAGGAGCACCTGGCGCACCTCTTCACCCCCTTCTGGCAGGGCGTGCCGAGCGGGCGCCGGAGCGCCGGGCTGGGGCTCACCATCGCCAGGGGAATCGTGGAGGCCCACGGCGGGCGGCTCGGGGTGGAGAGC